attttcatttttgggtgaactatccctttaagttgctGGACAAGACAAATGCAAAAACATCACTGGCTTATTTTAGTATACTGTTTGGGTTCCAGATTGCAAAcaaaatgattttaataattataattatttaaaatgtcatttacaatCTTGTCTCTATCAATGAAAACTGTATGTGTCAATATGTAGTTTCATCAGATATGTCTTATGGAGTGACATTAGTTCTAAAAACATCTTTACAGTAAGGGACAATGTTTCCTGTCATGTAAATGACTCTGATGAGGTGATTCTTTTGGTGTTTTAGTCAAAAACATTCACAAATCAGTGGTTTGAATCTGACTCTGTGACTAAGGCTGCAGACAATCGATCAGATGAGGGTGTCTCTGGAGACAAGAAGTGAAGCTAAAATTGTATTCGGACATTCACGTTTCATACTTTCCTACCTTAGGAGGCATCCTCCGAAGGGAGCATTTTTAAGCTTTTGGATGCAGCCTGAGTCAGAATTAGTGACTCACTGAATAGTGAATCATTTATGTTAGATTCCAAATGAACCAGCAACAATTACTAGTAATACAAAATATTCTCAACACTTTTTTTCAAACAGGCAGTAATAttcttacactctaaaaaatgctgggttaaaaacaacccagggttgaaaatggacaaacccagcaattgggttgttttgacccagctgttgggttaaatgtttgcccaactggcttggtagttttatttaactcaattattatttaaaaattaaagtattgcttgcttaaaatgaacccaaagtatgttggaaattaatatttattaatatgtttaatgaataataattaaacaaacatttattaaatttcttattaataaatgttcacttttttattattattgttgcctctagtaattatgtgtctgatttttaatttccaacatattttggattcattttaagacagtcatatagtcatttttaaacaacagttgagttaaatcaaactacccagcatgttgagcaaacatttaacccaattgctgggtttgtccattttcagcccACCATTTTCTAGAGTGAACAAAACATAACAAGACATTTACTTTGCACAAATACGGTCAGCATCACTAAAGTGATCATCAAATTGATGATAACTGATGGCTATCTTTCTTGAACTGGATATACACATTTGCATTCTGCATACAGACTGTTTGTAACATAACAGAATtacataaattattatttgtttgtttttattctttattttttgtgtaCCATTTAAGATTGCATTCTCTTGATTGCCTTCTCATCTTTGATGCGCTGTTTTTAAACATCTTTGAATAAATCTTTCCTGCTGTTCTTGTTAGATATGATCAGGATATTCCTTTACTTATATTTTTGCACAGCAGTGATGCACCAGCATCCAGAGAATAACTATTAATCTTGCTCAAATCAGAGCTATTTTGAACCAGCAGAAGCAGGTCAATGCCATGAAAACATACAGTTTGAGATACTCGCATCCTCAACAGTTCCAATTAATTATCTTCAAATCCACTGCAAAATTGAACAGTTTTGAAGATCTAAAACTGCAGAGCATGCAGATTTAGCTTAAAGTTAGTATTGTGTAAAAGAGTGATGTGTGATGTTGATGTGTGTACTTTTTCTCTATTTATACACATGCATTCTGATTTCATGAGTTTTAAACCTAGTTCAACatcatgttgttgcattactacAATTAAAAAGGTTATTTGGACAAGCACCACAGTATTCCTTTTccaaaaaaaggggaaaaaatatcttaaactgtctTAACATAACaataattctttcttttttaacatcCCCTATATTTGAGATTTCAACTGTAATGAATTGACCTCAGATGAACCTTTTGATACTGATttgctgattttttatttttttaaagaaatattgaaGTAGCCACAATAGTTTTTTAATTAAGGATGAAGCCTTTTTGATTGGCCTATGACCTATTTGTTTGTACGCTTGTTATTTGTGCTGACCCATGGGTACTGACTCGTGCACCGAAAACACCCTGCCTAATAgatcacacacattttcagatCACTGTTTTCATGATTAAAAATTAGTGTGGGAAAATGTATACACCAGATGGTTTGACTTCCCATGGTCATTAACCTTTAATTGGTATGGCTTTAATCCATCATAGCACATTTCCTCTTCAGAACTTGGCAGTTGTTAAAATCCCTGCTGATTTAATTTCAGCCAGATATTGCTGATCTCAATCAATTTGAGTCCATCATGTAGTAATCAGTCAGCAGCACAGTCTCTCTAACGTTGCATGTTTTTCAGATTGACAGTGTGCACAGTCTCCTGCAGTGCCCGAGCATTCTGGTCTGTGTCGGACGTGAGCCTTTTCACCCACTGCTTTTGGACAGCTTCAGGAAGAACTCTTACGACAAACTTCCGAGGCTGAACGTAAAGTCACGCTCTAGTGTCTGCAGTGATGAAAAGGAGGCCAAGAAAAATGGTAGGTCACTCTGCAAAAAGACGTTTTCTTTATCATTAATCATTAGTTTTTCTATTACTTCACagtaaaaaatatctaaacatccttaaaacaacATACATTTACTTGAAGAAAAATTGTGTAAACATAAGAatcatattgtaaaatattattaaaatttaaaataatgtttttctattttattatactttaaaatataatttatttctatgatgTAAAGGTTAATTTTCAGTATTATTACTTAATAACTTTACTacattacttaaagggttagttcacccaaaaatgaaaataatgtcatttattaatcaccctcatgtcgttccacacccgtaagaccttcgttaatcttcagaacacaaattaagatatttttgaaatccgatggctcagtgaggccttcatagccagcaatgacatttcctctctcacgATCCagtaatgtactaaaaacatatttaaatcagttcatgtgagtacagtggttcaatattaatattataaagtgacgagaatatttttggtgtgccaaaaaaaacaaaataacaacttatttagtgatggccgatttcaaaacactgcttcaggaagctttggagcgttatgaatgtTTTGAGTCGAATCgatgattcggatcgcatgtcaaaccgccaaactgctgaaatcacgtgactttggcgttccgaactgctgattcgacacactgaatcataatgctctgaagcttcctgaagcagtgttttgaaatcggtcatcactaaatgagtcgttatttagtttttttggcgcaccaaaaatattcccgtcgctttataatattaatattgaaccactgtgctcacatgaactgatttaaatatgattttagtacattaatggatcttgagagaggaaatgtcattgctggctatggaggcctcactgagccatcggatttcaactacaatatcttaatttgtgttctgaagattaacgaaggtcttacgtgtgtggaacggcatgagagtgagtaatatttttgggtgaactaaccctttaagacttaataataaagaaaaaatgatgATGAGGTTATAATTAATTTGGATAGACACTTTAGACATTTTACTAAGTAACTTGTCAACTACATGTCACCTAACTCTCATTAgattattagtagactgttaggttagggttactagaataagttgacatgtatttGCAGtcacttatagtcagtagaatgtctgttggggaacatcaaaataaagtgttagcagatattaagcagacagcctacttatactataatgactgctagttgacatgtagttgcaaagttacttgtagttagtagaatgtctaaagtggaccatcgttACCAATGATTATGaaaagaattattttttttttttgcaattttgcaTTTGTGCCCCTTTTTACGTTCATTACATTATAACTTcatattgtttaatatttattcttATACTTATTTACTGTGGTTACTTTCTTACTTGTAGTCAACTTTGGACTAGAAACCAAGAGAAGCGTCATCCACCCAAGGTGCGATTCAAGCAACAGATCAGCAAGACTGTCCATCTCATCTGAAAAGTTGTTTCCAAATGGACTTAACTCACTACCTCCTGGGCACAGAGGCGACTGTCCTCATACAAGAGAAAACATGATGGATGATGACATTGAAAAGCGAGTTCTGGTCAACCAAGATGGAAGCCTGTCAATGGAGATGAAAGTGCGCTTTCGGCTATTGCACAACGAGACATTGCACTGGTCCACAGAAGTCAAGAAGTCAAAGAGCTCTTTTAATGATTCCCATATCGTACCTGATGATGCTTGTTCACTCTCTCATGGCAGTGCAGAGAGCTGCTCAGAGGCCGACTCTCTCTCTGCTGCTGAAGCAGAGACTAACAGCACCAAATGTTACCAAAGACATTTCGAAGAACCACATTGTCAGCACTGCTGCGCTCACTGCCAAGAGTACGACATCTGGAAGAATCCTGTACCTCCCAGTCAAAAATCTGTAAGACGCATCAGATCCTCAAGCTCAAGTGCATCCTCACGGAGAATAGTGTGCAAAAAGGCATCTACTGACAGCATGCGCACTATGTCCAGTGAAGAGTACACGGAGCATGTAGTGGAAAAGGCAACTTGCATTCAACAGACCATCGGGCAGCAGGGCGACACCATGATTGAACAGTGTACCATCAACCATTGCTGCAGTCGAAGTGAAGTGCGCTCAGTGTCCCCTAAAACAAAGAGCACAAGTGCTATAGAAGACAAGTGTGAGAACACTCACGCATCTGATAATGACGAGAACAGGCCTGATGTCATATCCTCTAACCTCCTCAAAGATCAATTAAGTGTTCAGATCACTCAGCCagaagaggaagatgagaggTCTGTATCCGTCGTGAGCTGTTCTTCCCAAATTTTAGCATCACTGAAGGAGGATCAAGATGATGAAGATGTCGACCTCCCTCTGAGTATCTCGAGAGCATCCCGTGGCCAACAGGAAGATGCTGAACCAAACCCATGTTCTGTTACACCCTGTAAATCTCCAGTGCGTTTATCACCAAGGCCACCAAGCAAAGCTTCATCTTCAAGACAGTCTAAGACGTCCAGAAAGATTGCCAGTCCAGAAGTAGGTGATGAAGAAGTCTCAAAGGACGTAGTGACTCCAGGGGCCTCTGAATCAAATGATCAACTAGAAGACATTGATGTGCAAGATACTGAAACAGAAGAAAGGGCACTAAGTGCAATGTCAGCCAAATCGAAAATGTCTACAAAGTCCGAGTTATCGGCCCCTTATGAAAATGCTCCAGAagtaaatgatgaaataatAGAGGAGCGATCCTCAAGTGCTCTCTCCATAAAATCCAATATCTCTGgaaaatcaaataaaacaaatgtttcagAAGTACTTGAACAGCTTGGAAGAGCACACAGTGCCATGTCAACAAAGTCTAATAGATCTGACAAATcaagaaaaactgaaatctcTGTGGAACAAAATTCTGAAGTAAGAACATCAAGTGCCATGTCTGTTAAATCAAATACATCTGTGAGATCCAGACTGTCAGAAAATTGTTTTGATGAGCTTGATATTTCACAGGACAGTGTTGAGGAGAGGCCTGTAAGTGCTGTGTCATCCAAATCAAATATTTCAGCTAAATCTAGTCAGTTTCAAGAGCCACAGTCTGCACCTGATTGGGCATCTGAGGAGAGAATAGAAGAGAAAGCATCAAGTGTTAAATCTGGCACATCAAACAAGTCTGGGATTGAAGAGCTGACAAATGATAATCAAACAGAGGAGAGAGTTCACAGCTCCATTTCGATGAAATCAAAGATTTCTGCTAGATCTGAAATGTCAATTGATCTGAGCGAGCTTGAGGATCATGAGCAAGACAGAGCTCCCAGTAGCATTTCTATTATATCAAATGTTTCACAAAAATCTAAGTCTGACATTTCAGAAGTAGCTTCTCATCAAGAAGGAGGGGAATGTTTAAATTCACTGAGTACTTCTGAAGCTGAAGCAGCTACTCAAGTGGAGTTACCAGGGGAAAGATCGCCAAGCTCTGTGTCATCAGTATCAAATATCTCTAAAAGATCCAGAACATCCAAAATTTCAGAGGCAGACCAAGGTGAAATACAGGAAAAAGAGGATGTTCAGGAAAGAGCATCAAGCACtatttctgtaaagtctacttcATCTGCACGAGCGAGGAAATCCAAGACAACACCAACACCAGGATTAGGAGAAGAAATGAAGGAACGATCTCCTAGTGTCATGTCAATCAAATCAAATGCCTCATTGAAATCAAATAAGTCCAAGTTGGAGAAGGAGGAGACAGAAAACAGAGCCTCCAGTGCTTTGTCTGTCAAATCTGAAGTTTCCACATTGTCAAAAAAATCTAATCTGTCAAATGGAGAGCAACTGGAGGAAAGAGCATCAAGTGCAATATCAGTTAAATCAAATGTTTCTGTAAGATCTAAAGGGTCCAAAATGTCAGAAGTGGCAGGAGATGATGATGGATTATCTGAAGATTATGCAGCATCACATTACTCTGAAACATCTAATGAATGCAGAACAGAACCTGAAGAAACCTGCAAAAGCACAGAAAAATCACCAGACATAGAGGAAAGAGCACCAAGTGCATTGTCTGCAAAATCCAATAGCTCTTCTAAATCCAAGAAATCCAAAGTATCTGATATGGCAGCAGATATTGTGGCTGAAAATAGAGATGATTTGAGATCTGCAAGTGTGCTGTCCTCTAAATCTAACATATCTGCAAGATCTGTGAAAACAACGGCCTCAGAAACAAGAGATGAAATGGAAGAATCCAATCAGTCTGATGGAGTTGAAGTTGCAGAGGAACGGGCTCTGAGTGCCATGTCATCTAAATCCAATGCTTCTGAAAGACTGAAAAAGTCTAATAATTTAAATGTGCCATCTGCTTTGCCTCGAGGAGCAGAACATCAAACAGAGGAACGATCTCAGAGTGCGCTGTCAGCAAGATCGAGCATTTCAACGAGATCCAATAAGTCCAGAATTTCAGATGTTTTAACTGATGAGCTTGTTGATGCAAAAGACCAAGAAGAAGAGAGAGCTTCAAGTGCTTTGTCTGCAAAGTCAAACATTTCTGCAAAGTCAAAAAAGTCAAATGCTTCTGCAACAGATGTCAATACTGATAACGAGGAAAAAGAGGACAGAGTGCCAAGTGCTATGTCAGGAAGATCTGATATTTCTACCAACACCAGTATCTCTGCAAAATCCAAAGCATCAAAAGTTGCAGAAATACATGCAGAAGAGCCTGATGCAAAAGACCAAGAAGAGAGAGCTTCAAGTGCTTTGTCTGCAAAGTCAAACGTTTCTGCAAAGGCAAAAAAGTCAAATGCTGCTGCAACAGATGTTAATACTGATAACGAGGAAAAAGGGGACAGAGTGCCAAGTGCTATGTCAGGAAGATCTGATATTTCTTCCAAAACCAGTGTTTCTTCAAAATCCAAAGCATCAAAAGTTGCAGAAATACACGCAGAAGAGCCTGATGCAAAAGACCAAGAAGAAGAGAGAGCTTCAAGTGCTTTGTCTGCAAAGTCAAACATTTCTGCAAAGTCAAAAAAGTCAAATGCTGCTGCAACAGATGTCAGTATTGATAACGAGGAAAAAGGGGACCGAGTGCCAAGTGCTATGTCGGGAAGATCTGATATTTCTACCAAAACCAGTATCTCTGCAAAATCCAAAGCATCAAAAGTTGCGGAAATATACGCAGAAGAGCCTGATGCAAAAGACCAAGAAGAAGAGAGATATGATGATGAAGAGCCTGATGATGAAGAAAGTGAAGTGAAAGCACCAAGTGTTACTAAATCCAGAAATTCAGTAAGATCCAATAAGTCAAAGCATACAGAGGAACAAGGTAGACCTCCAAGTGCCATTTCAATAATGTCTGAAGCCATACCTGATGAAAATGAGATCTCAAATGAGGGAGAAATCCAAGAAAGGGCTCCAAGTGCAGTGTCTGCAAAATCGAAATCTTCTGTAAGATCCAGAACATCGAAAATTTCAGAAAGAGATGAACCAGATAAGAGGGCACCAAGTTCGAGGTCATTGAAATCTGATGTCTCTGGAAGATCTGGTCTAGAAGACCCTGTTAATGAAGATATACAAAAGGAAGCGAGAACAGAAAGTGCTTTGTCCTCTATTTCTAATCTTTCTGCAAGATCAAACAAGTCAGAAGATTCTgagctaattaaaaatatacagCAGAGAGCACCAAGTTCAGCATCAGCTATGTCTAAAACATCTGCAAGATCTAAGAGGTCAAATATTTCAGGAGTTACTCCTAAAGAAACTGGTAACACAGATACAGGAGATGTTCGATCATCAAGTGCAATGTCTGCAAAATCTTGTGCATCTGAGAAATCAAAACATTCAGAAAGAACAGCTAAGGAGGATGAAGAAGCAAATAAAGTGGTAGAAAGAACAACAAGCTCTTTGTCAGTAAAGTCAACTCCATCTACAACTGCCACTGTTAAATCAAGTGTTGTGCCTACCAAATCAAATGCTTCTGCAAAGTCCCTCCTCTCAGAAGCTGAAGAGCCTGACAGAAGATCGCCAAGTGTGGTGTCTAATGCATCTGCAGAGTCTGAAGTATCTAAAGCAGGTGTGGATAAAAAAGCAAACAGATCACCAAGCAAATTGTCAGTTAAGTCAAACGTATCTACAAGATCCAGGAAGTCTAAGGTTTCTGAGGGTCAGGTTGATGCAGCCACAAACATTGTAGATATGGAATTGAATAGAGGTGAGAGTCCTGTGTCTGATCGATCAAAAGTATCTCAAGGGGAGAACTCAAATAAATATTCTTGTGGTGCAATAAACAAGTCATCAAGTCAAATGGCATCATCTGAAAAAGACTCTGAACATGAAGAATTACCTGCAAGTCCTCTCTCTAAAAAGTCAGCAaagtccaaaatcagctcaatTTGTTCCGCCTCTGAAAGAGTTTTAACACCAACAAGTACCTCAGTATCTATTGGGATAGTTGAAGACCATGAAACTGATGATGTTGAGGGAATAGATGAAGGCGCTGTTTCAATGAACTCAAGAGCATCTGCTTCATCGAAGACTGAAATATGTGATAGATCTGACCAGTGTTTATCAAAATCTCCAGTTCAAATGACAAGTGAAACAACACAGACCCCAGAGGAAAGACCTAAAAGTTTTGCATCATCTAAGTCAAATGTCTCTAGTAAATCTAAGTCCACATGCTCTCATTGCAGCTCTACATTTCCTAGAGAAACAATCCAGGACAGAGATGATGTTGCAAGCAATAAATCCtcaaaaacaaagcatttaaaTACTTCATCGGATAGTCAACCATCTGCCACTGGTTCAGTGAGGCAGAGCTCTCCAAATGAAGAGATACGTCCATCTAGCAAAGCTTCTGGTATGTCTGTACACACTGAAAACACAGGTCAAGAGAAAACTGAAAGTCCAGATGTTACCCATAAATCTCAAAGTGTCTGTTCAAAATGCAGTTCTACAAAACAGAAAATACTAATTTCAAGTGCCTCACCAATCTCAGACTCTGAGAAATCTAAAACTAAAGAGGGAGATACTGCAGAAATGACTGAAAGACCAAAGAGTAATTTATCCAGTTCATCATCTCATTTGAAAGTAAATAGTCAAAAGAATGATCTTAAAACTACGCCCAGGTGTCATTCTGCGACTTTATCTGTTACCTCAGGAAACCAACTCAGTCCTATCCCACCAAAATCTCCCAAAAAATCCAAAAAACCTGTTATTTTACTCGCCGGCTCCAATGATAGCATGTTATCACAGACCGTTCCTGCTCCAGACCCAAGAGAAGAACATACTTACCATTTGAATACAGCAGCAGAAAAAGCTCAATCATGTAAGTCTGATACAAATGTCAGTGACATTAAGAGTGAAAAAAGTAGCAAATGTAGGAAAAGGATTGGTAGTGACTCTTCTTGCCACAAGATGGATGAAGACATATCTGAGCTGAGTCCTTCCTGCCTGCCAAATGCCTCTCCAACTGAGGTGGTAAATGAATGGCTGAGGAAAATCCCATCAGACACTGCCTTGTGTGATTTAGGCGATGAATTCCATGACAACTTTGATTCAATAGAGCCACACTGCACATCACATGTGCCTTCTGGAAAAGAAAATGAGCAGGAAACTTTGCGACATGATGTGACCAAGCTTGAAACACAACATGAGATGGAAGATGCTCATGTGATGAAGGCAGAGGGAGCTATTGACAAAAAATCTCCTGAAGTTGCTGAGGGTGATCACTCTCAGAGGGGGGACGAACCGAAGATGTTTAATTCCTCAGTTCTGGTTATGAAAGTCTTGCTAAGCCCCAAACTCGACAGATGCAACAGCTTACCAGAGGTGTCTTCTGTATATGGACGTAAGCTCAGTACATCTGCGCAAGGTCTTCTGGATTGTTTGGCAAATCTTCAGTTGTTAGACTTTGGTTCTAGTGATGAAGATGGTAACAAAGAAAAATACCAGGAGCTCATGAGCATGCTTAAGTCTCTTTGGCTTTGTGACCCAAAAGACAGCGAGAAGATATCTGAGGAAAGAAGTAAGCATCTGGACAAGGAACTCAAAGCCAGGTCATCCTCAGGGGTAGATGTTAACAGTGGCTCAACAGGTTCTGGGAAAAGTAGTGTCAATGAAGGCACCCAAGTCCAAATCAATACAGAATGTGAAGGCCTGGATACCCTGACAAAGGTACAGGAAGTTGATGAAACAGTGGAAGAGGAAGTTTCAGAAACACCAGTATCAAAATATGATTCAGCCACTCCAGATATAGCCAGTCAAGATCAGTGGACACCAGAAACAAAGGACACTGTTGAAGAGAAGCTAAAAGATGATGTCCAAGGCTCTGACGAGACTATCAGGAATAATGATAGTCCAAGGGAACTCAATGAAACACCTCTTTCAAACAAGAGTTCTGGGAATAATAAGGAAACTGAATCAGACCGTCAAGAGGACACAAGTTCAAGCAGTGCACCAACACAACAAAAAGGTCAACTATCAAAAAGGCTTTCTCAAGACCCTGATCCTATATGGGTTCTGaatttattgaacaaattagAAAAGCAATTTATGACACATTATGTTGATGCAATGGCTGAGTTCAAAGTCCAATGGAATCTGGATGACAATGAGCAGCTTGACTCCATGATAAGTGAATTGAAAGAAGAAGTCCGCAAACGAATACAATCGAGTATAGACAGGGAACTAAGGAAAATTCAAGGCAGAGCTGGAAAACCAAGACCACCAAAAGAGACAATGTCACGTGAATCTAGCGTTCAAACAGAGCAAAGGCGGAGACGCCTGAAAGTGATGCGTAACCAATCAATTGATCCACAACCTGCTAAAAGTGATGATGATTACACAATGACAGGGACTGATTTCAGTGATCAACGTAGCGATGATGATTATTGTCCTTGTGACACATGCTTGAAAAAGAAAATGGCATCCAAACATGTGTTACCTGTGGAAATGCTGAATTCCGCCCCTGTGATGATGGACTTTGATTTGAGAAAGATTCTCCAGATGAAGAAATCATCTCCCACCAATGAAAACATCACGGAGATTGCCAGTGAATCTATACCCAGTAAGATGGAGGGAGAAAATGTGGGGCTTGAGGCTGTCAAAGAGGAGGATGAGAAAGAGGGGGGGAAACTAGAAAGTGAGGAGGGTGATGAGGAAGACAATGCCTCCAGCACTTACGTAGAAGATGGTTCTATGAAACAATCAAATATATCCAAACATTTAAGGAAAGCTGTGGATGAATTTGGGGAAATGTCTGATGACACATTGACAGCACAACAT
This genomic window from Chanodichthys erythropterus isolate Z2021 chromosome 4, ASM2448905v1, whole genome shotgun sequence contains:
- the rp1l1b gene encoding titin homolog codes for the protein MRLEFHCQPWEREYSSSFSFSELPKDRLADRPPVGQALLSWQFTAAPAPPQLECGNSEDALLSSWFLNIVIMVLMMSSDICHRPLDEVKMASHKQSFQCFDTLTDDPSLKPTFPHGHCSSTSFRGSSGSTRLEPLEDRGCYLCADHQQAKTMASEAPGAYSNPWYHFQTHPHARQCTNRRPIRAEEAPGQSEDHHHHHHRHSRKIVLVKNSDPSVRRTIVLHRRSLHSLALFMDEVSELMHCLIRKLYTLQGHKIDSVHSLLQCPSILVCVGREPFHPLLLDSFRKNSYDKLPRLNVKSRSSVCSDEKEAKKNVNFGLETKRSVIHPRCDSSNRSARLSISSEKLFPNGLNSLPPGHRGDCPHTRENMMDDDIEKRVLVNQDGSLSMEMKVRFRLLHNETLHWSTEVKKSKSSFNDSHIVPDDACSLSHGSAESCSEADSLSAAEAETNSTKCYQRHFEEPHCQHCCAHCQEYDIWKNPVPPSQKSVRRIRSSSSSASSRRIVCKKASTDSMRTMSSEEYTEHVVEKATCIQQTIGQQGDTMIEQCTINHCCSRSEVRSVSPKTKSTSAIEDKCENTHASDNDENRPDVISSNLLKDQLSVQITQPEEEDERSVSVVSCSSQILASLKEDQDDEDVDLPLSISRASRGQQEDAEPNPCSVTPCKSPVRLSPRPPSKASSSRQSKTSRKIASPEVGDEEVSKDVVTPGASESNDQLEDIDVQDTETEERALSAMSAKSKMSTKSELSAPYENAPEVNDEIIEERSSSALSIKSNISGKSNKTNVSEVLEQLGRAHSAMSTKSNRSDKSRKTEISVEQNSEVRTSSAMSVKSNTSVRSRLSENCFDELDISQDSVEERPVSAVSSKSNISAKSSQFQEPQSAPDWASEERIEEKASSVKSGTSNKSGIEELTNDNQTEERVHSSISMKSKISARSEMSIDLSELEDHEQDRAPSSISIISNVSQKSKSDISEVASHQEGGECLNSLSTSEAEAATQVELPGERSPSSVSSVSNISKRSRTSKISEADQGEIQEKEDVQERASSTISVKSTSSARARKSKTTPTPGLGEEMKERSPSVMSIKSNASLKSNKSKLEKEETENRASSALSVKSEVSTLSKKSNLSNGEQLEERASSAISVKSNVSVRSKGSKMSEVAGDDDGLSEDYAASHYSETSNECRTEPEETCKSTEKSPDIEERAPSALSAKSNSSSKSKKSKVSDMAADIVAENRDDLRSASVLSSKSNISARSVKTTASETRDEMEESNQSDGVEVAEERALSAMSSKSNASERLKKSNNLNVPSALPRGAEHQTEERSQSALSARSSISTRSNKSRISDVLTDELVDAKDQEEERASSALSAKSNISAKSKKSNASATDVNTDNEEKEDRVPSAMSGRSDISTNTSISAKSKASKVAEIHAEEPDAKDQEERASSALSAKSNVSAKAKKSNAAATDVNTDNEEKGDRVPSAMSGRSDISSKTSVSSKSKASKVAEIHAEEPDAKDQEEERASSALSAKSNISAKSKKSNAAATDVSIDNEEKGDRVPSAMSGRSDISTKTSISAKSKASKVAEIYAEEPDAKDQEEERYDDEEPDDEESEVKAPSVTKSRNSVRSNKSKHTEEQGRPPSAISIMSEAIPDENEISNEGEIQERAPSAVSAKSKSSVRSRTSKISERDEPDKRAPSSRSLKSDVSGRSGLEDPVNEDIQKEARTESALSSISNLSARSNKSEDSELIKNIQQRAPSSASAMSKTSARSKRSNISGVTPKETGNTDTGDVRSSSAMSAKSCASEKSKHSERTAKEDEEANKVVERTTSSLSVKSTPSTTATVKSSVVPTKSNASAKSLLSEAEEPDRRSPSVVSNASAESEVSKAGVDKKANRSPSKLSVKSNVSTRSRKSKVSEGQVDAATNIVDMELNRGESPVSDRSKVSQGENSNKYSCGAINKSSSQMASSEKDSEHEELPASPLSKKSAKSKISSICSASERVLTPTSTSVSIGIVEDHETDDVEGIDEGAVSMNSRASASSKTEICDRSDQCLSKSPVQMTSETTQTPEERPKSFASSKSNVSSKSKSTCSHCSSTFPRETIQDRDDVASNKSSKTKHLNTSSDSQPSATGSVRQSSPNEEIRPSSKASGMSVHTENTGQEKTESPDVTHKSQSVCSKCSSTKQKILISSASPISDSEKSKTKEGDTAEMTERPKSNLSSSSSHLKVNSQKNDLKTTPRCHSATLSVTSGNQLSPIPPKSPKKSKKPVILLAGSNDSMLSQTVPAPDPREEHTYHLNTAAEKAQSCKSDTNVSDIKSEKSSKCRKRIGSDSSCHKMDEDISELSPSCLPNASPTEVVNEWLRKIPSDTALCDLGDEFHDNFDSIEPHCTSHVPSGKENEQETLRHDVTKLETQHEMEDAHVMKAEGAIDKKSPEVAEGDHSQRGDEPKMFNSSVLVMKVLLSPKLDRCNSLPEVSSVYGRKLSTSAQGLLDCLANLQLLDFGSSDEDGNKEKYQELMSMLKSLWLCDPKDSEKISEERSKHLDKELKARSSSGVDVNSGSTGSGKSSVNEGTQVQINTECEGLDTLTKVQEVDETVEEEVSETPVSKYDSATPDIASQDQWTPETKDTVEEKLKDDVQGSDETIRNNDSPRELNETPLSNKSSGNNKETESDRQEDTSSSSAPTQQKGQLSKRLSQDPDPIWVLNLLNKLEKQFMTHYVDAMAEFKVQWNLDDNEQLDSMISELKEEVRKRIQSSIDRELRKIQGRAGKPRPPKETMSRESSVQTEQRRRRLKVMRNQSIDPQPAKSDDDYTMTGTDFSDQRSDDDYCPCDTCLKKKMASKHVLPVEMLNSAPVMMDFDLRKILQMKKSSPTNENITEIASESIPSKMEGENVGLEAVKEEDEKEGGKLESEEGDEEDNASSTYVEDGSMKQSNISKHLRKAVDEFGEMSDDTLTAQHKEADQDEDQEENDETDSDLMTVKESASSSKINDELDKDECEFDDIMQAETKKEEATEEYTEEESEEPDETAYDETAEEEQTAKRESVEEGETTGEETVENGQTAEALAAGEDDIAGNETAEEGETAEDETVEEAKTAEDETLEDGQTPGAETAREYKITEGETGEEGETVNDDTAEEDETAENETAEEDETAENETAEDGQTAEEDKTAEDETAEEDETAEDETAEDGQTAEVETGEEGETVNDDTAEEDETAEDETAEDGQTAEDETAEEDKTAEDETAEDETGEEDETAENETAKDGQTAEQDETAENETAEDGQTAEVETGEEDKTAENETAKDGQTAEQDETAENETGEEDETAENETAEDGQTAEDETAEEDETAENETAEDGQTAEDETAEEDEVVENETAEEDEVVENETAEDETGEEGETVNDNTAEEDEVVENETAEDGQAAEDETGEEGETVNDDTVEEHEMAKNETAEDETGEEGETVNDNTAEEDEVVENETAEDGQAAEDETGEEGETVNDDTVEEHEMAKNESAEDETGEDETAEEDETAENETAEDGRTAEDETGEEGETVNDDTVEEHEMAKNESAEDETGEDETAEEDETAENETAEEDETAENETAEDGQTAEDETGEEGETVNNDTAEEHETAENETAEDEQSAENETGEECETVNNDTAEEHETAENESVRQTSEEETGEEVETVNDNAAEEHEAPENEAAEDEAAEDGETAEDKTSEDGQTTEAETAGEDETPANNESVEDGENAEAVENGNTGDDETAEEGETANDDTVNECEIAENESVEGGQTAESETAGDNDTGDKDAADEGTTEAEMSEEKSNVEDGATAEDKNAEVELEEQKQTPDHERTGEETDKSQSDAEEDKESVSCEAAEEGGILSNLEDTECLDVVTNLEVVEDETSPKNNGDVVLDSVDDECEDDDVEIIANKGVLVANNGESAEAGDEAEDDTEPDMETDEGEHNGSAAALQPVLQPKQTDDEPDGETSFNVLVKHNSDSEDGADADGEDSETEEHNQVVDLISESEGKPQKDESDDAGEKDEVEELNTKEKGKLSDITEDTSEEEEGQTNETNDDSKDNEWESSENALQKQMTKSSLESQPGSFEEVHEELTKNQKGSNHLKANWQNHS